The following proteins are encoded in a genomic region of Corylus avellana chromosome ca4, CavTom2PMs-1.0:
- the LOC132180002 gene encoding peptidyl-prolyl cis-trans isomerase FKBP12-like, producing the protein MGVEKEVLRLRTGPKPVAGRNITIHCTGFGKNNNLSQKFGSRKDPGQKPFTFKIGQGSVIKGWDEGVLGMQVGEVARLRCSPDYAYGSGGFPAWAIQPNSVLVFEIEVLSTE; encoded by the exons ATGGGAGTGGAGAAGGAAGTTTTGAGGCTTAGAACCGGTCCCAAACCTGTAGCTGGTCGGAACATCACAATTCACTGCACTGGTTTCG GGAAAAATAACAATCTCTCTCAAAAGTTTGGGAG CAGAAAGGATCCTGGACAGAAGCCATTCACCTTCAAAATCGGCCAAGGTTCAGTTATTAAAG GATGGGATGAAGGTGTGCTGGGAATGCAAGTGGGAGAAGTTGCTCGTTTGCGG tGCTCTCCGGATTATGCTTATGGTTCTGGTGGGTTTCCTGCTTGGGCTATTCAACCTAACTCCGTCCTTGTTTTCGAGATTGAAGTCCTAAGCACGGAGTGA